Proteins encoded by one window of Engraulis encrasicolus isolate BLACKSEA-1 chromosome 23, IST_EnEncr_1.0, whole genome shotgun sequence:
- the LOC134440012 gene encoding olfactory receptor 10C1-like encodes MNVSDSVTFFVIEGFQEKKLLMFSIFLIVYILVLCGNSMIIFLVRTDPKLKSPMYFFLHNLSFSDMVYTTVSIPNMLSGLLKEEHTISRSGCMLQMYFFLCMASTGRAILTVMAYDRYVAVCNPLRYAAIMTRKVCILLVFAAWCYAYILILPALSLAVRLTFCGPNRVKHIFCDHSSVVRLACGSTAANNIVSLSTAMFILLGTFCLILTSYIKIGIAVHSMGRAEKIKAFATCASHMIVVCISYVSAACVYISYRVATFNPDTRMIVAVLYSVLTPLLNPIIYTLRNKELWEALKRALCRRSTTGGTQRKTVPSIN; translated from the coding sequence ATGAATGTCTCGGATTCTGTGACATTTTTTGTCATAGAAGGATTTCAGGAAAAGAAACTGCTTATGTTTAGCATTTTCCTAATTGTGTATATTCTGGTTTTGTGTGGCAACAGCATGATCATATTCCTTGTCCGAACAGACCCAAAGCTGAAGTCTCCCATGTATTTCTTCCTTCACAATCTGTCCTTCTCTGACATGGTGTACACAACTGTAAGCATCCCTAACATGCTGTCAGGTCTATTGAAGGAAGAGCACACCATCTCTCGATCAGGTTGCATGTTGCAGATGTACTTTTTCCTGTGCATGGCCTCGACTGGGCGTGCCATCCTTACCGTGATGGCGTACGACCGGTACGTGGCTGTGTGTAACCCGTTGCGGTATGCCGCCATCATGACCAGGAAAGTGTGCATCCTGCTGGTGTTTGCGGCGTGGTGTTACGCGTACATTCTCATCTTACCAGCACTTTCTCTGGCCGTCCGGCTTACGTTCTGCGGCCCCAACAGGGTGAAGCATATTTTCTGCGACCACTCGTCAGTCGTGAGGCTGGCCTGTGGCAGCACCGCTGCCAACAACATTGTGTCTCTCAGCACGGCCATGTTCATCCTGCTGGGCACGTTCTGCCTGATCCTCACCTCCTACATTAAAATCGGCATAGCCGTGCACAGCATGGGCAGGGCGGAGAAGATCAAGGCCTTCGCCACGTGTGCGTCTCACATGATAGTGGTGTGCATCTCGTACGTGTCGGCGGCATGCGTGTACATCTCCTACCGGGTGGCCACGTTCAATCCTGACACGCGCATGATCGTGGCCGTGCTGTACTCTGTTCTAACGCCTCTCCTGAATCCCATCATATACACCCTGAGAAACAAGGAGCTCTGGGAGGCTCTGAAGAGGGCTCTGTGTAGACGCAGCACAACGGGTGGCACTCAGAGGAAAACAGTGCCTTCTATAAACTGA